A window from Lactiplantibacillus pentosus encodes these proteins:
- a CDS encoding cation:proton antiporter, whose protein sequence is MNYLLQLVLILVLTKLGAHLANRFKLPTVIGELLVGVLAGPAVFHILTYGTFIHYFAEIGVIILMFIAGLEGDLKQLFHYWKPALTVATLGVIFLTAAAVLLCVGMFDFSLKTALFLGLILSATSVSITVQVLKEMSYLNTREGAIILGAAVADDIICVVLLGISTSLFGTASTQNSSIIGMVVPKVLFFVIAIALAKWLVPVFLKIASKIQSSENVTTGALILCFGFAFLAVEMGMSDVLGAYIAGLAISETNFKEQLAAKIEPIGYAVFIPVFFVSIGLEITFKGMQNDLLFIGLLLFVAILGKQIGGAIGGKLFGLTWNEANIVGAGMVSRGEMALVVANVAVSAGLIDHNHYTAMIVVTVMATLIAPSMLKVFIQRGKRVVSGIQLNKTSEAKS, encoded by the coding sequence ATGAATTATCTTTTGCAATTGGTTTTAATTTTAGTGCTGACCAAGTTGGGCGCACATCTGGCTAATAGATTTAAATTACCAACTGTGATTGGTGAATTGTTGGTTGGTGTATTAGCCGGACCAGCCGTCTTTCATATATTGACGTATGGCACGTTTATTCATTATTTTGCAGAAATCGGTGTCATTATTCTGATGTTTATTGCGGGACTTGAGGGGGATTTAAAACAATTATTCCATTACTGGAAACCCGCATTGACCGTTGCAACATTAGGTGTAATTTTCCTAACTGCGGCAGCCGTTCTCCTGTGTGTGGGCATGTTCGATTTCTCGTTAAAAACGGCGCTTTTCTTGGGACTAATTCTGAGTGCCACTTCGGTCAGCATCACCGTACAAGTACTTAAGGAAATGTCGTACCTAAACACACGTGAAGGAGCCATCATTTTAGGCGCTGCGGTTGCGGATGATATTATCTGCGTCGTCTTATTGGGAATCAGTACGAGTTTGTTTGGCACTGCCAGTACGCAAAATTCATCGATTATTGGCATGGTCGTCCCCAAAGTGTTGTTCTTTGTGATCGCGATCGCATTGGCTAAGTGGCTCGTTCCAGTCTTTCTAAAGATAGCTAGCAAAATTCAATCTTCTGAGAATGTGACGACGGGCGCGTTGATCCTTTGCTTTGGGTTTGCATTCTTAGCAGTTGAAATGGGAATGAGTGACGTGTTAGGGGCCTATATTGCGGGGCTTGCAATTTCAGAAACTAACTTTAAGGAACAATTGGCCGCTAAGATTGAACCGATTGGTTATGCCGTTTTTATTCCAGTGTTTTTTGTAAGTATCGGACTCGAAATTACATTTAAGGGCATGCAAAATGATCTTCTATTTATTGGATTATTGCTATTTGTTGCCATCTTAGGGAAACAAATTGGTGGTGCAATCGGGGGCAAATTATTTGGATTGACATGGAATGAAGCCAATATTGTCGGGGCTGGAATGGTTTCACGTGGTGAGATGGCATTGGTTGTTGCGAATGTTGCCGTCTCTGCTGGTCTGATTGACCATAACCATTACACGGCAATGATTGTGGTAACCGTCATGGCAACGCTCATTGCACCGTCAATGCTCAAAGTATTCATTCAACGTGGTAAGCGTGTGGTATCGGGGATTCAATTAAATAAAACAAGTGAGGCGAAATCATGA
- a CDS encoding sugar phosphate isomerase/epimerase family protein, whose translation MQVGINTAVYEDEVKAGASQLDCIKTLVGRNEIGAVEVRGEFFKPTTKDTELAAISQLCRDNHWDLYYSVPEELFGPNGYNASLQTNLDMATKYQIKSLKYSLGKVSLMSSSTLSQLRQLLMSSQTQVTIENQPNDNGQLGVVETALEWIKQQLLPLGYTFDSGNWYWIDQQPEPAFATLKSAITVFHLKDIKNQNTVMLGDGDTDWQQLLKALPNTTPIFIEYNIQSQNLPEQIALVQQALS comes from the coding sequence ATGCAGGTTGGAATCAACACCGCTGTTTATGAAGATGAAGTTAAGGCGGGGGCAAGTCAACTTGATTGCATTAAAACATTAGTTGGGCGAAATGAGATTGGCGCTGTGGAAGTTCGGGGTGAATTCTTTAAGCCAACGACTAAGGACACCGAGTTAGCAGCGATTAGCCAACTGTGTCGAGATAATCATTGGGATCTGTACTATTCAGTTCCAGAAGAACTGTTTGGCCCGAACGGATATAATGCCAGTTTGCAAACTAATCTGGACATGGCAACGAAATACCAGATTAAATCATTGAAGTACAGTTTAGGAAAAGTCTCCTTGATGTCATCATCAACCTTGTCACAGTTGCGGCAACTCTTGATGAGTAGTCAGACCCAGGTTACGATCGAGAATCAACCAAATGACAATGGTCAGTTAGGAGTTGTTGAAACGGCCCTCGAATGGATCAAGCAACAGCTGTTACCGTTGGGATACACTTTTGACTCCGGTAACTGGTATTGGATCGATCAACAGCCGGAGCCAGCATTTGCAACGCTAAAATCTGCCATTACAGTTTTTCATCTTAAAGATATCAAGAATCAAAATACGGTAATGTTAGGTGACGGTGACACTGATTGGCAGCAATTATTGAAAGCGCTGCCGAATACGACCCCTATCTTCATTGAATACAATATTCAAAGTCAAAATTTACCGGAACAAATTGCGTTGGTCCAACAAGCGTTAAGTTAG
- a CDS encoding ROK family protein: MTELFLTFDIGGTSIKYGLIDQQLQLSHQGKCLTEQNKDGFILKQLLKVTASYQAQYPLTGIGVSTAGIVGAAGEIQYAGPTIPGYQGTPIKAALMAQSGLPVVVVNDVDAALLGEQLTGAAKGAASAYCVALGTGIGGAYVENGQLMTGVHATANSIGYMLYDEQTQTNYEQRASTLTLEHQLKPYGISVKDAFSEAKLGHAPYDQMIKTWAEEVATGIAPVLLLFDPEVLLLGGAVSLQGQYLVDLLTDALSPLLPPELIQTKIRVAKLADKAQLYGAVADLCK, from the coding sequence ATGACTGAATTATTTTTAACATTTGATATCGGGGGAACTTCGATTAAGTATGGGTTAATTGATCAACAATTACAGCTGAGCCATCAAGGTAAGTGCCTAACTGAGCAGAACAAGGATGGTTTTATTCTTAAACAACTATTGAAGGTGACTGCTAGTTATCAAGCACAGTATCCACTGACTGGTATTGGGGTCAGTACGGCCGGCATTGTCGGTGCAGCCGGAGAGATTCAATACGCTGGGCCAACGATTCCAGGATATCAAGGGACCCCCATTAAAGCCGCGCTAATGGCACAATCTGGACTACCAGTAGTCGTTGTTAATGATGTGGATGCTGCGCTGCTAGGCGAACAACTGACTGGTGCTGCAAAGGGAGCTGCTTCGGCATACTGTGTTGCACTGGGGACTGGTATCGGTGGCGCATATGTTGAAAACGGCCAATTAATGACTGGGGTGCATGCGACAGCTAATTCTATTGGTTATATGTTGTATGATGAACAAACACAGACGAATTATGAACAACGGGCTTCAACGCTGACGCTTGAACATCAGTTAAAACCATATGGAATTAGCGTTAAGGACGCTTTTAGTGAAGCCAAGCTTGGTCATGCGCCTTATGACCAAATGATCAAGACATGGGCAGAAGAGGTTGCGACGGGGATTGCACCAGTTCTTCTGTTGTTCGATCCGGAAGTACTATTACTGGGTGGTGCAGTTTCGTTGCAGGGACAATATCTCGTTGATTTGTTAACTGATGCACTAAGTCCGCTGTTGCCACCAGAATTAATTCAGACAAAAATTCGGGTTGCAAAATTGGCTGATAAAGCCCAATTGTATGGGGCTGTGGCTGATTTGTGTAAGTAA
- a CDS encoding N-acetylneuraminate lyase — MTKKLLYAAQMTAFDKDGNINLDGIRALVRYNIDVNKVDGLYVCGSTGEAFMLNTDEKKQVMKTVYDEANGAIDLVAQVGSLNLKEAKELAKYATDLGYPKLSAVTPFYYNFTFEQIKDYYNEILKDVDNKLLIYSIPALTGVALTTDQFAELFENPKIIGIKYTNADFYLLERVRNAFPDKLILSGFDEMLLPALALNVDGCIGSTYNLNAPRVRAEMDAFEAGDIEKARELQHISNDMITDLIANDIYPTLKLVMKHLGVDAGVVKKPMSQPTSEMEAGAKAIYEKYFKN, encoded by the coding sequence ATGACTAAAAAATTATTATATGCAGCACAAATGACGGCTTTTGATAAAGACGGTAATATTAATTTAGACGGTATCCGTGCCTTAGTTCGTTATAACATTGATGTTAACAAAGTCGATGGGTTATACGTCTGCGGTAGTACTGGCGAAGCCTTCATGTTGAACACTGACGAAAAGAAACAGGTTATGAAGACTGTCTATGACGAAGCCAATGGTGCAATTGACTTGGTGGCCCAAGTTGGTTCACTGAACTTAAAGGAAGCTAAGGAACTCGCCAAATACGCAACTGATCTCGGCTATCCAAAATTATCCGCCGTAACGCCATTCTATTACAACTTTACCTTTGAACAGATCAAGGATTACTATAATGAAATCCTCAAAGACGTGGATAACAAGTTACTGATCTACTCTATTCCAGCTTTAACGGGGGTTGCCTTAACCACTGATCAATTCGCAGAACTCTTTGAAAATCCAAAGATTATCGGGATTAAGTATACGAACGCTGATTTCTACTTACTCGAACGTGTTCGTAATGCCTTCCCTGATAAGCTGATCTTATCTGGCTTTGACGAAATGTTGTTACCAGCATTAGCATTGAACGTAGATGGCTGCATTGGCTCAACTTATAACTTGAACGCACCACGAGTTCGGGCTGAAATGGATGCCTTCGAAGCTGGCGACATCGAAAAAGCACGTGAATTACAACATATCAGTAACGATATGATTACTGATTTAATTGCCAACGACATTTACCCAACTTTGAAATTAGTGATGAAACACCTTGGCGTTGATGCAGGCGTCGTTAAGAAGCCAATGAGCCAGCCAACCTCAGAAATGGAAGCGGGCGCCAAAGCAATTTACGAAAAATACTTCAAAAACTAA
- a CDS encoding N-acetylmannosamine-6-phosphate 2-epimerase: protein MKNTFLDQVKGSLIISCQALPDEPLHSSFIMSRMALAAKEAGAAGIRANSIVDIQAIQDEVDLPVIGLNKVDYPDSPVYITPTIKEMRAVAATGCAAVACDVTGQPRPNGEKLADIVATMRAEFPDTLLMADTDTLENVRLADELGFDIIGTTMHGYTPATKGANIADDDFAYLKAVLKTTSHPVIAEGKVDTPAKMKRCLDLGCHAVVVGGAITRPLQIAKNFIDAL, encoded by the coding sequence ATGAAAAACACATTCCTAGATCAAGTAAAGGGCTCACTGATCATTTCGTGCCAAGCCTTGCCAGATGAACCACTGCATAGCTCGTTCATTATGTCGCGAATGGCGCTTGCTGCTAAGGAAGCTGGGGCCGCCGGTATTCGTGCCAATTCCATCGTTGATATCCAAGCGATTCAAGACGAAGTTGATTTACCGGTTATCGGCCTCAACAAAGTAGACTATCCCGATTCACCGGTCTACATTACCCCAACCATTAAAGAGATGCGGGCTGTCGCTGCAACCGGCTGTGCAGCAGTCGCGTGTGATGTGACTGGACAACCACGACCGAATGGTGAAAAGCTCGCTGACATCGTTGCAACGATGCGGGCTGAATTTCCAGACACCCTGTTAATGGCAGATACAGATACGCTCGAAAACGTTCGCTTAGCAGACGAGCTCGGCTTCGACATTATTGGTACCACCATGCATGGCTACACGCCGGCAACTAAGGGCGCTAACATTGCCGATGATGACTTTGCTTATCTGAAAGCGGTCCTCAAGACAACGTCACACCCCGTTATCGCTGAGGGCAAAGTTGACACGCCGGCCAAGATGAAACGTTGTTTAGACCTCGGCTGTCACGCCGTGGTCGTCGGTGGCGCCATCACCCGACCACTACAAATCGCCAAGAACTTCATCGATGCACTCTAG
- a CDS encoding NAD(P)/FAD-dependent oxidoreductase, translated as MSTMDNERTYRYVIIGGGMVAGYAIKGIRQEDTKGSILVISQEADVPYERPALSKKLWLDDEFTEENIRIGAEDYPDVTFEFKTSVQAIDREAKTIALDDGQTIHYEQLLLATGGEPRTLKGPDDPHVLVFRQWSDYRKLRKFSGPNKRVVIIGGGYVGTELASSLTQNDTQVTMIFPEKALGEGKFPEKIRAEYEATFKNNGVELLSGQMVESYQREGDHLTITTKDGSEIAADTIIIGLGVTPRISLAEDSGLALADGGVKVDGYLQTSDEAIWSAGDIASYPDQILGRQRIEHVDHARNSGELVGRNMAGAHDLYQHTPYFYSMIFDISWQAVGTINPELQTVFDDRDNGTIVYFLDDEQLVGVLIWNVKVDLDDVRGLLANPPADNKTLVGSIKEQ; from the coding sequence ATGAGCACAATGGATAACGAACGCACCTACCGATATGTGATTATTGGTGGTGGGATGGTTGCTGGTTATGCAATCAAAGGCATTCGGCAAGAAGATACTAAGGGATCGATTTTAGTCATTTCACAAGAAGCTGATGTTCCTTATGAACGACCAGCATTAAGTAAGAAGTTATGGTTGGATGATGAATTTACCGAAGAGAATATCCGCATCGGTGCTGAAGATTATCCCGATGTGACGTTTGAATTTAAGACGAGCGTTCAAGCAATTGATCGAGAAGCCAAGACGATCGCGTTGGATGATGGGCAGACGATTCATTATGAACAATTATTGTTAGCGACCGGCGGCGAACCTCGTACGCTCAAGGGTCCCGATGATCCACACGTTCTTGTCTTCAGACAGTGGTCAGATTATCGTAAACTTCGTAAGTTTAGTGGTCCCAACAAGCGGGTCGTCATTATTGGTGGCGGCTATGTCGGTACCGAACTAGCGTCATCGCTAACCCAAAATGACACGCAAGTCACGATGATTTTCCCAGAAAAAGCACTGGGTGAGGGGAAATTCCCTGAAAAGATTCGGGCGGAATATGAAGCAACCTTTAAAAACAATGGTGTTGAACTACTCAGTGGTCAGATGGTCGAATCATATCAACGTGAAGGCGACCACCTGACAATCACGACAAAGGACGGCTCAGAAATCGCCGCAGACACCATTATTATTGGTTTAGGCGTGACACCACGGATTTCATTAGCTGAAGATAGTGGCCTGGCATTAGCCGATGGTGGCGTCAAAGTTGACGGTTATTTACAGACCAGCGATGAGGCTATCTGGTCAGCTGGTGACATTGCCTCTTATCCAGATCAAATTCTAGGCCGGCAACGAATCGAACACGTCGACCATGCGCGTAATTCTGGTGAACTGGTCGGCCGTAACATGGCGGGGGCGCATGACCTTTATCAGCATACGCCATACTTCTATTCCATGATTTTCGATATTTCATGGCAAGCTGTCGGAACAATTAATCCGGAATTGCAAACCGTTTTTGATGACCGCGATAACGGGACGATCGTCTACTTCTTAGATGACGAGCAACTCGTCGGCGTCTTGATCTGGAACGTTAAGGTTGATCTGGATGATGTCCGAGGCTTGCTGGCGAATCCACCGGCTGATAACAAGACTTTAGTGGGCTCGATCAAAGAACAGTAA